The genomic window GGATGCGATGGAACTGCAGTTCTTCCGGGTGCAGCGGCTCGCCGTAGCGTTCGATGTAGGCGGGGCTGGCAAACACCTGCGTACGCAGGCTGCCGAGCTTGCGCGCGACCAGGTTGGAATCGGGCAGGGCACCCACGCGCAGGGCCAGGTCGGCCTCGCCGGCGATCAGGTCCAGCTTTTCGTTGCCCATGTGCATGTCCAGGCGGATTTCCGGGTACTGCGCATGGAACTGGCCCAGCAGCGGTGCGATCCAGGTGATGCCGATCGAATAGGGCACGGTGAAGCGCAGCCAGCCGCGTGGGCCGGACTGCAACTGGCTGACCGCACTCTCGGCTTCCTCCAGCTCGCGCGCGATGCGCTGGCAGTGTTCGTGATAGATCGAGCCGGCTTCGGTCAGGCCGAGGCGGCGCGTGGTCCGGTGCAGCAGGCGCGCGCCAAGGCGCGTCTCCAGCTCCTGCACCTTGCGGCTGACCGTGGTCTTGGGCAGGCCGAGCGACTTGGCGGCAGCAATGAAGCTGCCCTGCTCGACCACTTTGACGAAGATCAGCGTTTCGTTGAGATCGTGGGACATGGCCGGGGATCCTGGACGTCGGGGATGGGGCAATCGTGACAGAACGATTGGACCGGGGACGGGATGATTATTCCCCTTAATCAGGACTAATCAAGTAGGGGTTTGAGGTCTATCGTGGCGCCATTCGTTAATTGGAGCCCGTCCGCCATGAGCCTGCGCAACATTCTTGCCCGCTTCCGGATCGTCGGCCAGAACGCCATGGACCTGGCGATGACCGTCGAAGCCCGTCCGAGTTCCTTGGTGCACAAGGATTTTCGTGAGTTTACCGCGCCCACGCGTCAGCAGCGTGGCGGTGCCCTGCGGCTGGTTCCGCATAAGGGTGACCGACTGCGCCGAATTGGGACTATCCCGGATTTGGGAGGAAATGTCCCGTGAATGGGATTCTGACGCCCGAAGTCCTGGTCCTGGGCGGCACCGGTGCGGTCGGTCAGGGCGTGGTGGGCGCATTGCTGGAGGCCGGCAGCCCGGTGCTGGTGGTCGGCCGCGACCCCGCCCGGCTCGCCGCGCTGCATGAGCAGTTCGCCGATGAGCCAGGCCTGGAGACGCTGCTGGGTTCGCTGAGCGATGACGGCTCGGCGCGCGCCCTGGCCGAGCGCATCGCACAGCGGCCACGGCCGCTGGCAGCGGTGATCGCCGCGATGGGTGGCCCGTACCGGCGCGGCCGTGTGGTCGACCGCAATGGCGGCGAGCTGCTCGGCGCGCTGCAGGCCGACCTGATGCCGCACGTGCACGCAGTGCGCCACCTGCTGCCGCTGCTGCAGGACAACGTGCATGCGCGCCGCTACGTGATGATCGGCAGCCCGGCCGCAGTCAAGCCATGGGCCGGCTACGGCGAAAGCTCGATCACCGCCGCGGCGATGCGCATGTACGCGCAGGTGGTGCACCAGGAAGCCCAGGCCATGGGCGTGCGCGCGCAGATGCTGGAAGTGTGCAGCCCGGTCTGTACCCCGGCCAATGCGGCCAATGCCTGCATCGAGTGGCCGAGCTCGCTGCTGGTCGGCCGCCGCGTGGTGTCGCTGCTGGATGGTTGCCGCGACAACCGCGCCATCGTCCGCTGTGACAGCAGCGATGCCGAGCTGCCACGTGGACTGCTGCACCTGGAAGTTCCGCCGCTGTGGCGCGACACCGCAGGCGTTGCTTGACCTCGACCATGGTTGAGGTCGCAGGATACGCCGCCGTTTTTTGCTGTCTTTTACCCCATTGCTGTACCACCCCTCCGTACGGATGCATGCCATGACTTCCCCCAACTCCACTCCACATCGTTTCCGCCATCGCCTGGCGATGGCTGGCGTTTCGATCCTTGCCGCCGCCGTGCTGGCGGCCTGCAGCGGTGGCCATGCCGAAGAGGCCGGTGCGCCGCCGCCGCCGCAGGTCAGCGCCGCACCGGTGCTGCTCAAGCAGATCAGCCAGTGGGACGAATTCAGCGGCCGCGTCGAGGCCGTGCAGAGCGTCGAACTGCGTCCGCGCGTGTCCGGCTACATCGACAAGGTCAATTACGTTGAGGGCGAAGAGGTGAAGAAGGGCGATGTCCTGTTCACCATCGATGCGCGCAGCTACCAGGCCGAGTACGACCGTGCCAATGCCGAGCTGGCCCGTGCCCGCACCCAGGCGACGCTGGCCCGCAGTGAATCGGAGCGCGCCAAGCGCCTGTCCGAGCAGCAGGCGATCTCGACCGAGACCGCCGAGCAGCGTCGTGCGGCTGCCGACCAGTCCGGTGCGGCGGTGCAGGCCGCGCAGGCGGCGCTGGATGCGGCCCGCCTCAACCTGGAGTTCACCAAGGTGCGCGCCCCGATCGATGGCCGTGCCGGCCGTGCGATGGTCACCGCCGGCAACCTGGTCACCGCCGGCGACAGCGCCAGCGTGCTGACCACGCTGGTTTCGCTGGATACCGTGTTCGTCTACTTCGATGCCGACGAAAGCACCTTCCTGCGCTACGCACAGATGGCACGCAAGGGTGAACGCCCGAGCGAGCGTGACAGCGAACTGCCGGTGAAGGTCGGCCTGTCCGGTGAAGAGGGCTACCCGCACGCGGGCAAGGTCGACTTCCTCGACAACCAGGTCACCCGCAGTACCGGCACCATCCGCGTGCGTGCGCTGCTGGACAACGCCGACCGCCAGTTCACCCCGGGCCTGTTCGCCCGCGTGCAGCTGCTGGGCAGCGGCCAGTTCCAGGCCATGCTGATCGACGACAAGGCCGTGCTGACCGACCAGGACCGCAAGTATGTGTACGTGGTCGACAAGGAAGGCAAGGCACAGCGTCGCGACATCCGCCTTGGCCGTACCGCTGAAGGACTGCGCATCGTCGAGCAGGGCCTGGCCGCTGGTGACAAGGTGATCATCGACGGCGTGCAGAAGGTCTTCATGCCGGGCATGCCGGTGCAGGCAAAGGCGGTGGCGATGCAGCCCGCTGCCGCGCCGGCGCCGGGTCGCGATGCCACCGCTGCACTGAACCACTGATCCGCGTCCCCGCTTAGCTGCCGGTGCCAGCGGCAGCCGTTACTGCCTTCGCCAGCGTGGCGAGGGGCAGGGCGGCTGTTGCCCACCGATGGCCTTTTCCAGGAATTCTTCCATGGACTTTTCCCGTTTCTTCATCGACAGGCCGATCTTCGCGGCGGTGCTGTCGATCGTGATCTTCGCCGCAGGCCTGATCTCGATACCGATCCTGCCGATCGGCGAGTACCCGGAAGTGGTGCCGCCGTCGGTGGTCGTGCGCACGGTGTATCCGGGCGCCAACCCCAAGGTCATCGCTGAGACCGTCGCCACGCCTCTGGAAGAGGCGATCAACGGCGTCGAGGGCATGATGTACCTCAAGTCGGTCGCCGGTTCCGATGGCGTGCTGCAGATGACCGTCACCTTCCGCCCGGGCACCGATCCGGACGCTGCGGCGGTGAAGGTGCAGAACCGCGTGGCGCAGGCACAGGCCCGCCTGCCCGAGGATGTGCGGCGCCAGGGTGTGACCACCCAGAAGCAGTCGCCCACCTTCCTGATGGTGGTGCACCTGACCTCGCCCAACGGCAAGTACGACACCCTGTACCTGCGCAACTACGCC from Stenotrophomonas sp. 704A1 includes these protein-coding regions:
- a CDS encoding LysR family transcriptional regulator; this translates as MSHDLNETLIFVKVVEQGSFIAAAKSLGLPKTTVSRKVQELETRLGARLLHRTTRRLGLTEAGSIYHEHCQRIARELEEAESAVSQLQSGPRGWLRFTVPYSIGITWIAPLLGQFHAQYPEIRLDMHMGNEKLDLIAGEADLALRVGALPDSNLVARKLGSLRTQVFASPAYIERYGEPLHPEELQFHRILAMRKPYHTGNSPRFTWQLGENGGELRDFPVTPLMTANDMSALNGALVCGEGLLLTGDVMAKPFVESGMVRRVLAGWTGPEVDFNAVFAGGRLVSPKVRAFVDFLVEKLNFDANYMLAQCPGAKLAQQQKEQEDAALASSGKRILEKVAASAA
- a CDS encoding SDR family NAD(P)-dependent oxidoreductase, which produces MNGILTPEVLVLGGTGAVGQGVVGALLEAGSPVLVVGRDPARLAALHEQFADEPGLETLLGSLSDDGSARALAERIAQRPRPLAAVIAAMGGPYRRGRVVDRNGGELLGALQADLMPHVHAVRHLLPLLQDNVHARRYVMIGSPAAVKPWAGYGESSITAAAMRMYAQVVHQEAQAMGVRAQMLEVCSPVCTPANAANACIEWPSSLLVGRRVVSLLDGCRDNRAIVRCDSSDAELPRGLLHLEVPPLWRDTAGVA
- a CDS encoding efflux RND transporter periplasmic adaptor subunit, with product MTSPNSTPHRFRHRLAMAGVSILAAAVLAACSGGHAEEAGAPPPPQVSAAPVLLKQISQWDEFSGRVEAVQSVELRPRVSGYIDKVNYVEGEEVKKGDVLFTIDARSYQAEYDRANAELARARTQATLARSESERAKRLSEQQAISTETAEQRRAAADQSGAAVQAAQAALDAARLNLEFTKVRAPIDGRAGRAMVTAGNLVTAGDSASVLTTLVSLDTVFVYFDADESTFLRYAQMARKGERPSERDSELPVKVGLSGEEGYPHAGKVDFLDNQVTRSTGTIRVRALLDNADRQFTPGLFARVQLLGSGQFQAMLIDDKAVLTDQDRKYVYVVDKEGKAQRRDIRLGRTAEGLRIVEQGLAAGDKVIIDGVQKVFMPGMPVQAKAVAMQPAAAPAPGRDATAALNH